A window of Sphingomonas adhaesiva contains these coding sequences:
- a CDS encoding NADH-quinone oxidoreductase subunit D: MDPAIEKLVHATDAAHPTDGDVAIQNYTINFGPQHPAAHGVLRLVMELDGEIVERIDPHVGLLHRGTEKLIEYKTYAQAIPYFDRLDYCSPMCMEHSFVLAIEKLLDLEVPIRAQYLRVFFAELTRICNHMLNLGSHVMDVGAMTPNLWLFEIREDCMGFLERASGARMHHNYLRPGGVHQDVPLKLLTDIGDWLDTRLPQLFEDAISLVADNRIFKQRNVDIATVSREDAIAWGFSGPMIRAAGIAWDLRKSQPYDVYAKMDFEVPVGTRGDCYDRFMVRVEEVRQSARIMRQCLSEMPEGPIASLDRKVVPPKRAEMKRSMEALIHHFKLYTEGYHVPAGEVYVATESPKGEFGVYLVSDGSNKPYRCKIRPTAFSHLQAMDFMSRGHMLADTTAILGAMDIVFGECDR; the protein is encoded by the coding sequence ATGGATCCCGCGATCGAGAAGCTGGTCCACGCCACCGACGCGGCGCACCCGACCGACGGCGACGTCGCGATCCAGAATTACACGATCAACTTCGGTCCCCAGCACCCGGCCGCGCACGGCGTGCTGCGACTGGTGATGGAGCTGGACGGCGAGATCGTCGAGCGGATCGATCCGCACGTCGGGCTGCTCCACCGCGGCACTGAGAAGCTGATCGAATACAAGACCTATGCGCAGGCGATCCCCTATTTCGACCGCCTCGATTATTGCTCGCCGATGTGCATGGAGCACAGCTTCGTGCTGGCGATCGAGAAGCTGCTCGATCTGGAGGTGCCGATCCGCGCGCAATATCTGCGCGTGTTCTTCGCCGAGCTGACGCGCATCTGCAACCACATGCTGAACCTCGGCAGCCACGTCATGGACGTGGGAGCGATGACGCCCAACCTGTGGCTGTTCGAGATCCGCGAAGACTGCATGGGCTTCCTGGAGCGCGCGTCCGGCGCGCGGATGCACCACAATTACCTGCGCCCCGGCGGCGTCCATCAGGACGTGCCGCTCAAGCTGCTGACCGATATCGGCGACTGGCTCGACACGCGGCTGCCGCAGCTGTTCGAGGATGCGATCAGCCTGGTCGCGGACAACCGCATCTTCAAGCAGCGCAACGTCGACATCGCGACCGTCAGCCGCGAGGATGCGATCGCCTGGGGCTTCTCCGGCCCGATGATCCGCGCCGCGGGCATCGCGTGGGACCTGCGCAAGTCGCAGCCGTACGATGTCTATGCGAAGATGGACTTCGAGGTGCCGGTGGGCACGCGCGGCGACTGCTACGACCGCTTCATGGTGCGCGTCGAGGAGGTCCGCCAGTCGGCGCGGATCATGCGTCAGTGCCTGAGCGAAATGCCCGAGGGGCCGATCGCCTCGCTCGACCGCAAGGTCGTGCCGCCCAAGCGCGCCGAGATGAAGCGCTCGATGGAGGCGCTGATCCACCACTTCAAGCTCTATACCGAGGGCTATCACGTCCCGGCGGGCGAAGTGTATGTCGCGACCGAAAGCCCCAAGGGCGAGTTCGGCGTGTACCTGGTCAGCGACGGCAGCAACAAGCCGTACCGCTGCAAGATCCGCCCGACCGCGTTCAGCCACCTCCAGGCGATGGACTTCATGAGCCGCGGGCACATGCTCGCGGACACGACCGCCATCCTGGGGGCGATGGACATCGTCTTCGGGGAGTGCGATCGGTGA